A portion of the Cryptomeria japonica chromosome 5, Sugi_1.0, whole genome shotgun sequence genome contains these proteins:
- the LOC131036513 gene encoding rust resistance kinase Lr10-like, which produces MKVVQANTPLSFRTTIATTTSLMKIISWSSCTRDSKSNGISLMPALPVKTPADYVIILTHLIIIIILRRAFVLTVPTKTTVLTEYFYTTRNGRCSLNIKQITTLELTMDFFAALGAISGAFIISIIIFIYRRIRRKRKEREQQEQQDIRRFMDPLDSRPPSVANFLQAGIPNKYSHRQIKRYTNTFAVKLGQGGFGTVFKGDLANGCIVAIKILDKSKHSQIQFLNEVATIGRIHHLHLVRLLGYCLEGSKRALIYEYMVNGSLEKYIHGDDQNVLNWKQLYSIAMGTARAIAYLHDECRSKILYCDIKPHNVLLDVNFSPKVADFGLAKLTDREESHVSLTGARGTPGYVAPEVWSRNYGPITDRSDVYSYGMLVMEMVGGRKNFDMKAFRSSKFYYPEWAFKQVEMGEFQNLRGDNITDEEDEIVAKKLSF; this is translated from the exons ATGAAAGTTGTACAAGCCAATACACCTTTGTCATTTCGAACGACAATAGCTACAACAACATCACTGATGAAAATAATCTCTTGGAGCTCTTGCACACGGGATTCGAAATCAAATGGAATATCACTGATGCCTGCACTTCCTGTGAAAACTCCAGCGGACTATGTTATTATTTTAACCcatcttattattattataattttgaggCGTGCATTTGTTCTGACGGTCCCCACCAAGACAACTGTTTTGACG GAATACTTCTATACCACGAGAAATGGCAGATGCTCTCTAAATATAAAGCAG ATTACCACATTAGAATTGACTATGGACTTTTTTGCAGCCTTAGGTGCTATATCTGGTGCCTTCATTATATCAATCATCATCTTCATTTACAGAAGGATTAGACGAAAGAGAAAGGAAAGAGAGCAACAAGAGCAGCAAGATATTAGAAGGTTTATGGATCCACTTGACTCCAGACCTCCTTCAGTTGCAAACTTTTTACAAGCAGGAATTCCCAACAAATATTCTCATCGTCAGATTAAAAGATACACCAACACTTTTGCAGTCAAACTGGGCCAAGGAGGTTTCGGTACAGTATTCAAAGGTGATCTTGCAAATGGATGTATAGTAGCTATTAAAATACTTGATAAATCAAAACACAgtcaaattcaatttttaaatgaaGTGGCTACTATTGGAAGGATCCACCACTTGCATCTTGTACgacttttgggatattgcttggagGGGTCTAAAAGAGCTTTGATTTATGAGTACATGGTCAATGGTTCCCTTGAAAAATATATCCATGGGGATGATCAAAATGTACTGAATTGGAAACAATTGTACTCCATTGCAATGGGCACAGCTCGTGCAATTGCATATCTACATGATGAGTGTAGAAGCAAGATTTTATATTGTGACATAAAACCCCATAATGTATTGTTGGATGTAAATTTTTCGCCTAAGGTTGCAGATTTTGGTTTGGCGAAATTAACAGATAGAGAAGAAAGCCATGTCTCTCTAACAGGTGCTAGAGGAACCCCTGGTTATGTAGCCCCAGAGGTGTGGTCTAGAAACTATGGACCCATAACTGACAGATCAGATGTGTATAGTTATGGTATGTTGGTCATGGAAATGGTGGGAGGAAGAAAGAACTTTGACATGAAAGCTTTCAGATCCAGCAAA